Proteins encoded in a region of the Deefgea piscis genome:
- a CDS encoding YkgJ family cysteine cluster protein codes for MNSQDQQIKIPQEDGRVFVDMPDDNTHVCASCGACCNHFRVSFYAGEVAGSFTDSAFAVPSDKIIMISPVYAAMKGTNQQQVTCISFKGEVGKSSYCSIYRQRSSTCREFYVYDEAGQPNPACQTARAAHQLKPLMPLPTLQTAQKQTAEA; via the coding sequence ATGAACAGCCAAGACCAACAAATTAAAATACCGCAAGAAGACGGCCGAGTTTTTGTCGATATGCCCGATGACAATACCCATGTTTGCGCCAGCTGTGGTGCGTGTTGCAATCATTTTCGAGTTTCGTTTTACGCCGGAGAAGTTGCCGGAAGTTTTACTGACAGTGCGTTTGCCGTTCCTAGCGATAAAATCATTATGATCTCGCCGGTGTACGCCGCGATGAAAGGCACCAATCAGCAACAAGTGACGTGCATCAGTTTTAAAGGTGAAGTTGGCAAAAGCAGCTATTGCAGTATTTACCGCCAGCGCTCTAGCACTTGCCGTGAATTTTATGTGTATGACGAAGCCGGTCAACCGAACCCAGCCTGCCAAACCGCCAGAGCCGCGCATCAATTAAAGCCATTGATGCCATTACCCACTTTGCAAACAGCACAAAAACAAACTGCCGAGGCTTAG
- a CDS encoding Crp/Fnr family transcriptional regulator translates to MLSILQNVPLLQGFSEEQLEYMVQVGVKRSMPKGAFVFREGDPAEGMYVLLEGQTRYFSSDNQGKEFVFLIAEPGDAMGEISLLDDEPRGWSVQCEENCTFLMFSKQEFREALNREPQVKDVVILNLARMVRILSTTMKNLALLDVYGRVRALFESMLETVDGQEMISQPLTQQAIADRVGSSREMIARILKELVFGGYIRLENKKIIIIQKLPERF, encoded by the coding sequence ATGCTATCTATTTTACAAAATGTACCGTTGTTACAAGGTTTTTCTGAGGAACAACTTGAATATATGGTTCAAGTTGGCGTGAAACGTAGCATGCCCAAAGGGGCTTTTGTTTTCCGCGAAGGTGATCCTGCAGAAGGCATGTATGTGTTACTTGAAGGCCAGACTCGCTATTTTAGTAGCGATAATCAAGGCAAGGAATTTGTCTTTTTGATTGCTGAGCCGGGTGATGCGATGGGTGAAATTTCTTTACTTGATGACGAGCCACGCGGCTGGTCGGTACAGTGTGAAGAAAACTGCACCTTTTTAATGTTTTCTAAGCAAGAGTTTCGCGAGGCACTCAATCGTGAGCCGCAAGTTAAGGATGTTGTCATTCTTAATTTGGCGCGTATGGTGCGGATTTTATCGACCACGATGAAAAATTTAGCATTGCTCGATGTATACGGCCGAGTGCGGGCCTTATTTGAATCCATGCTAGAAACCGTTGATGGGCAGGAAATGATTTCTCAGCCATTAACACAGCAAGCGATTGCTGATCGTGTTGGCTCATCGCGTGAAATGATTGCACGGATTTTAAAAGAATTGGTTTTTGGCGGTTATATTCGCTTAGAAAACAAAAAAATCATTATTATTCAAAAGCTGCCTGAGCGTTTTTAA
- a CDS encoding DedA family protein, whose amino-acid sequence MIELSLWLAGLFATAFLSATILPGNSEAALVAALHFKPDLGWLAVAVASLGNVLGGLLTVYLGRRLPKAPEAKWLPRLQRLGPVSLLLSWVPLMGDVLCGVAGWLRWPWRPVMLYLILGKVLRYLVIYALMLQWFSV is encoded by the coding sequence TTGATTGAGTTGTCTTTATGGTTAGCGGGTTTATTTGCCACGGCTTTTTTATCGGCAACAATATTACCGGGTAATTCTGAGGCTGCATTAGTGGCCGCTTTGCATTTTAAACCCGACTTAGGTTGGTTGGCGGTTGCTGTTGCCTCTTTGGGGAATGTGCTTGGTGGCTTGCTGACGGTGTATTTAGGGCGCCGTTTGCCTAAGGCGCCCGAAGCAAAGTGGTTGCCGCGCTTACAGCGTTTAGGACCCGTCAGTTTATTATTGTCTTGGGTGCCCTTGATGGGCGATGTGTTGTGTGGTGTTGCCGGTTGGCTGCGTTGGCCTTGGCGCCCAGTGATGCTTTACCTGATTTTGGGTAAAGTGCTGCGCTATTTGGTCATTTATGCATTGATGCTGCAGTGGTTTTCAGTTTAA
- a CDS encoding beta-barrel assembly-enhancing protease: protein MKQKLIALLIAACGITPLQAGEMPDFGDISQQGLSTQQEREIGENAMRQIRRSGAMIEDPEIVAYLNQVGYRLTDAAEISQPQFTFFPLLDASVNAFAMPGGFVGVHTGLLVQAQHESEVASVLAHEIAHVSQRHIARLIDGTKSSPWISLASIAVALLASQAGRGDAAVAAIAAGTGVAVQRQLDFTYSFEQEADRIGMQTLKKSGYDPSAMVVFFERLQKHNRLYENNAPDFLRTHPVTFKRISDAQARLGEIKFKAVPDSLEFLLIREKSRAMQMGGRDGVPYYQGIIQEKRYANETAQHYGLAYSYYLLQQYDLAWQSLQTAKASLSKAKNHPMLAFLAGNIKLGQGKNAEAVQIMSDAVQAFPANRALLYGLIDAYIASGQFAEAKSSLNDALEFYPSDAWLYQRQAKMYAKQGDLMRQYQSQGEYYVRLQEYTAAFEQFELALKQPGNDFYLLSGIEARLNQLRQEQQDARKKK, encoded by the coding sequence GTGAAACAAAAATTAATTGCTTTGTTGATCGCCGCTTGCGGCATAACACCACTTCAAGCTGGCGAGATGCCAGATTTTGGCGATATTTCGCAGCAAGGTTTGAGTACGCAACAAGAGCGTGAAATCGGTGAAAATGCGATGCGGCAAATTCGCCGTAGCGGTGCAATGATCGAAGACCCTGAAATCGTTGCCTATCTGAATCAAGTCGGCTATCGCCTGACTGACGCCGCTGAAATTAGCCAGCCTCAATTTACTTTTTTCCCCTTACTCGATGCCAGCGTCAACGCCTTTGCGATGCCGGGTGGCTTTGTCGGCGTGCATACCGGTTTATTGGTGCAAGCACAGCATGAGTCTGAAGTCGCCAGCGTGTTGGCGCATGAAATCGCCCACGTCAGTCAGCGACATATTGCCCGTTTAATTGATGGTACAAAATCCAGCCCGTGGATTTCATTGGCATCGATTGCGGTGGCTTTATTGGCGTCGCAAGCCGGTCGAGGTGACGCTGCAGTTGCAGCCATTGCTGCGGGAACGGGCGTTGCGGTGCAAAGACAGCTTGATTTTACCTACTCGTTTGAACAAGAAGCCGATCGCATCGGCATGCAAACCTTAAAAAAATCCGGCTACGATCCCAGTGCGATGGTGGTGTTTTTTGAGCGCTTGCAAAAACATAATCGATTGTATGAAAACAATGCCCCGGATTTTTTACGTACTCACCCCGTTACATTCAAGCGTATTTCTGATGCCCAAGCGCGCTTGGGTGAAATTAAATTTAAGGCGGTTCCCGATAGCCTTGAATTTTTATTAATTCGAGAAAAGTCGCGGGCGATGCAAATGGGTGGGCGTGATGGGGTGCCTTATTATCAAGGCATCATTCAAGAAAAACGCTACGCCAATGAAACTGCGCAGCACTATGGTTTGGCGTATTCGTATTATTTATTACAGCAATATGATTTGGCGTGGCAGTCTCTGCAAACGGCCAAAGCCAGTTTATCTAAAGCTAAAAATCATCCAATGTTGGCATTTTTGGCTGGCAATATTAAATTGGGGCAAGGCAAAAACGCTGAAGCCGTGCAAATCATGAGTGATGCGGTGCAGGCTTTTCCGGCCAATCGCGCATTACTTTATGGTTTGATTGATGCTTATATTGCCAGTGGTCAATTTGCTGAAGCTAAATCGAGTTTGAATGATGCTTTGGAGTTTTATCCTTCGGATGCTTGGTTGTACCAAAGGCAGGCGAAGATGTATGCCAAGCAAGGTGATTTAATGCGGCAGTATCAGTCTCAAGGCGAATACTACGTTAGGCTACAAGAATATACCGCTGCATTTGAACAGTTTGAATTGGCGCTGAAACAGCCTGGAAATGATTTTTACCTGCTCTCTGGGATTGAGGCAAGGCTCAATCAATTGCGGCAAGAGCAGCAAGATGCACGAAAGAAAAAATAG
- the cyaY gene encoding iron donor protein CyaY translates to MTESEFLTVSDAIFRQIEVALDEVDFDVDTLCTGNVLEIEFEDASKVIVNRHAANQEIWLAARSGGYHYRLVDGQWRNTRGEGELFSDVAAAISAHAGEAFHF, encoded by the coding sequence ATGACAGAATCAGAGTTTTTAACGGTGAGTGATGCAATTTTTCGTCAAATTGAAGTCGCTTTAGATGAGGTTGATTTTGATGTCGACACGCTATGCACTGGCAATGTATTAGAAATTGAATTTGAAGACGCGAGCAAAGTGATTGTGAATCGCCATGCGGCCAATCAAGAAATCTGGCTGGCAGCGCGTTCTGGTGGCTATCACTATCGCTTAGTCGATGGGCAATGGCGCAATACGCGTGGCGAAGGTGAATTATTCAGTGATGTTGCTGCTGCAATTAGTGCGCATGCGGGTGAGGCATTTCATTTTTGA
- a CDS encoding AGE family epimerase/isomerase — protein sequence MADFRSSEFLLKHIRHTMAFYDPRSVDASGGFFHFYLDDGTVYDSHTRHLVSSTRFVFNNAMAYLQFGEAQYRERVQHGIDFIRQVHRNPQTGGYAWELVDGQVSDTTNHCYGLAFVMLAYACALRCGIDEARQWLAEIFDLMEQHFWLIDYGAYASEANADWQLTAYRGQNDNMHACEAMLAAFEASGEERYLQRAKLLAERFTLRQAALTNGQVWEHFHPDWTPDLLYNKGDKSNIFRPWGFQTGHQTEWAKLLLILDRHDPQAWHLARARALFDAAMASGWDQIHGGLMYGYDLDGRAYDEDKYFWVQAESFAAAALLADRTGEARYWQWYEQIWAYSWQYFVDHEYGAWYRVLSPNNQKLDHCKSPAGKTDYHTMGACYEVLKVLSAPLNNQTTSPRHKYQLL from the coding sequence ATGGCCGACTTTCGCAGTTCTGAATTTTTACTCAAGCATATTCGTCACACGATGGCCTTTTACGATCCTAGATCGGTGGATGCATCGGGAGGTTTTTTTCATTTTTATCTCGATGATGGCACGGTGTATGACTCGCACACTCGGCATTTAGTCTCGTCAACGCGCTTTGTTTTTAATAATGCGATGGCGTATCTGCAGTTTGGCGAAGCGCAATACCGGGAACGCGTGCAGCACGGCATTGATTTTATTCGGCAGGTTCACCGTAATCCGCAGACCGGCGGCTATGCATGGGAACTCGTCGATGGGCAGGTGAGCGATACCACCAATCATTGTTATGGCTTAGCGTTTGTGATGTTGGCTTATGCCTGCGCGCTGCGTTGCGGCATCGACGAAGCACGGCAATGGCTCGCTGAAATCTTTGACTTAATGGAGCAGCATTTTTGGTTGATTGATTATGGTGCTTACGCCAGTGAGGCCAACGCGGATTGGCAGTTAACGGCATATCGCGGGCAAAACGATAATATGCATGCCTGCGAGGCCATGTTGGCCGCGTTTGAAGCCAGCGGCGAAGAGCGTTATTTGCAAAGAGCTAAATTACTGGCTGAGCGTTTTACTTTGCGCCAAGCCGCACTCACCAATGGCCAAGTGTGGGAGCATTTTCACCCCGACTGGACGCCGGATTTGCTTTATAACAAAGGCGATAAAAGTAATATTTTTCGACCTTGGGGCTTTCAAACTGGGCATCAAACAGAATGGGCAAAATTATTGCTGATTTTAGATCGGCATGATCCACAAGCTTGGCATTTGGCACGCGCTCGCGCCTTATTTGATGCCGCAATGGCATCGGGCTGGGATCAGATTCATGGTGGCTTAATGTATGGCTACGACTTAGACGGGCGCGCTTACGATGAAGACAAATATTTTTGGGTGCAAGCCGAATCATTCGCTGCCGCTGCATTATTAGCAGATCGCACTGGCGAGGCGCGCTACTGGCAGTGGTATGAACAAATCTGGGCGTATAGCTGGCAATATTTTGTTGATCATGAATATGGTGCGTGGTACCGCGTACTGAGCCCAAATAATCAGAAACTAGACCATTGCAAATCTCCAGCAGGTAAAACGGATTACCACACGATGGGGGCTTGTTACGAAGTGCTCAAAGTGTTGAGTGCGCCATTAAATAATCAAACAACGTCGCCAAGACATAAATACCAACTGCTATGA
- a CDS encoding Crp/Fnr family transcriptional regulator, producing the protein MRSILAQTQLFCSLTDAELAQVESLGILRNIAKGTILFYENDVVECMYVLLEGRLKLYSSNDSGREFVYHVAEPGISFGELALFCDERRSICAEAETDCVVMSIHKADFMSLLLTTPELKDQMLNSAMKIIFSLTNMVRDFALKDVYGRIRVLFERLAQPTAEGLLIDEQMSQQDIADRVGASREMIAKIMRELVAGGYVETGRKRLVILKKLPEQF; encoded by the coding sequence ATGCGTTCAATATTGGCACAAACACAATTATTTTGTTCTTTAACTGATGCAGAACTCGCACAGGTTGAATCCTTAGGTATTTTGCGTAATATTGCAAAAGGCACAATTTTATTTTATGAAAACGACGTGGTCGAATGCATGTATGTGTTATTGGAAGGGCGTTTAAAGCTTTACTCCAGTAATGACAGTGGGCGAGAGTTTGTTTATCACGTTGCTGAGCCCGGTATTTCTTTTGGTGAGTTGGCTTTGTTTTGCGATGAGCGTCGTTCAATTTGTGCTGAAGCCGAAACCGATTGCGTGGTGATGAGTATTCATAAAGCGGACTTTATGAGTTTATTACTCACTACGCCAGAATTGAAAGACCAAATGCTCAATAGTGCAATGAAGATTATTTTTTCTTTGACAAATATGGTCAGAGATTTTGCACTCAAAGATGTTTATGGACGAATTCGAGTTTTGTTCGAGCGTTTAGCCCAACCTACAGCAGAAGGTTTGTTGATTGACGAGCAAATGAGTCAACAAGATATCGCTGATCGTGTTGGCGCTTCGCGTGAAATGATTGCTAAAATTATGCGAGAACTGGTAGCGGGCGGCTACGTAGAGACCGGACGTAAGCGATTGGTGATTTTGAAAAAATTACCAGAGCAATTTTAA
- a CDS encoding carbohydrate kinase family protein, whose translation MQNPRLLVFGEALTDMIRLDDSHWLTRAGGSCWNVARVAARLGIATGFAGSISNECFGEEIAQQSAAAGLDLRFLQRSDKNPFMAVVHQTQPPAYYFLGNDTADLAFQIELLPPHWRESLHVAHFGSLGLVREPLASQLLALAMELKQAGVQISYDPNWRNVMGPDYRQRFETFLSIADWIKISDEDLAHLLPELPLDLALEQVIAWAGDAQILYTQGAQGLRLYHNGQVDFIAALPVTVVDTVGAGDASMGGWLSSLLAFPARSPQEHAQFAAATAATVCQYPGAYAPQLAEVNSTLAGH comes from the coding sequence ATGCAAAATCCCCGTTTATTGGTGTTTGGTGAAGCGCTGACTGACATGATTCGGCTTGATGATTCGCATTGGCTAACACGCGCAGGCGGTTCTTGTTGGAATGTGGCCCGAGTTGCGGCCCGCCTTGGGATTGCGACGGGGTTTGCCGGCAGCATTTCCAATGAATGTTTTGGTGAAGAAATCGCTCAGCAGTCGGCTGCCGCCGGGCTGGATCTGCGCTTTTTGCAGCGCAGTGACAAAAATCCCTTCATGGCCGTTGTGCATCAAACTCAACCGCCGGCGTATTACTTTTTGGGCAATGATACGGCGGATCTTGCCTTTCAGATTGAGCTGCTGCCTCCCCATTGGCGTGAATCATTGCATGTTGCGCATTTTGGCTCACTTGGTTTGGTTCGAGAGCCATTAGCCAGTCAGTTGCTCGCTTTGGCGATGGAGTTAAAGCAAGCAGGCGTTCAAATTAGCTATGACCCCAATTGGCGCAATGTAATGGGGCCAGATTATCGGCAACGGTTTGAAACTTTCTTAAGCATTGCCGATTGGATTAAGATTTCTGACGAAGACCTCGCCCATTTATTGCCCGAGTTACCTTTAGATTTAGCGCTTGAACAAGTGATTGCATGGGCTGGCGACGCGCAAATTTTGTATACCCAAGGCGCGCAGGGTCTGCGTTTATATCACAATGGTCAGGTCGATTTCATTGCCGCATTACCAGTGACCGTGGTCGATACCGTTGGGGCGGGTGACGCCAGTATGGGCGGTTGGCTCTCCAGTTTATTGGCATTTCCGGCGCGTAGCCCGCAAGAGCATGCCCAATTTGCTGCCGCTACTGCAGCGACCGTGTGTCAATATCCGGGCGCGTATGCACCACAATTGGCTGAGGTAAATAGCACCTTAGCAGGGCATTGA
- a CDS encoding FKBP-type peptidyl-prolyl cis-trans isomerase: protein MKHLLTAMVLLGSALTANAATAPASVETTPSGIQITTLKAGTGPAPKASDTVSVHYRGTLENGTEFDSSYKRGKPATFPLSGVVPCWTEGVQKIKVGGKAKLVCPPQLAYGSRGIAGVIPANATLIFEVEVLEIK, encoded by the coding sequence ATGAAACATTTACTCACTGCGATGGTCTTACTTGGCAGTGCCTTGACTGCAAACGCTGCAACTGCGCCAGCCAGCGTTGAAACCACCCCGAGCGGGATTCAAATTACCACTTTAAAAGCGGGTACTGGGCCGGCACCTAAAGCCAGCGATACTGTGAGCGTGCATTATCGAGGCACTTTAGAAAACGGCACTGAATTTGATAGCTCATATAAACGCGGCAAACCAGCAACGTTTCCTTTGAGTGGTGTCGTTCCGTGTTGGACTGAAGGTGTACAAAAAATCAAAGTGGGTGGTAAAGCTAAATTAGTTTGCCCGCCACAATTGGCCTACGGTAGCCGTGGTATTGCCGGCGTGATTCCAGCTAATGCCACCTTGATTTTTGAAGTAGAAGTTTTAGAAATTAAATAA
- a CDS encoding HD domain-containing phosphohydrolase, translated as MPQVNHHFNNPVFEHSDKLNQKLVQLHDQILVRIPNIDRIACAIYEEKEDLLKTFINSTRNGEAINNYQCKLSTSHELNLLAKNSEYRVLSEISQTIGIGTAHSDWLLKQGYRSSFTVPMYDEGVFLGFIFFDSLQPSAFTTAVQRDLILYCNLINMLISNELAIVRITLASAHMARDFANLRDFETGAHLERMARFSRMIAKKIAEKHHLSDETIEHIFLFAPLHDIGKIGIPDHVLLKPGKLTSDEKYIMQSHVQKGVAVVQKIIGDFGLQKLSDSQILLNIVQCHHEYLDGSGYPQQLTAIDIPIEARIVTVADIFDALISPRPYKTAWTMEKACDELNRMVQVGQLDADCVAALVELSHEFSEIALNFQDDLSVETSPTIPQFSTL; from the coding sequence ATGCCTCAAGTCAATCATCATTTTAATAACCCAGTGTTTGAGCATAGCGATAAGCTCAACCAAAAATTAGTGCAGCTGCATGATCAAATTTTAGTGCGCATTCCCAATATTGATCGCATTGCCTGTGCAATTTATGAAGAAAAAGAAGACTTACTAAAAACATTTATCAATAGCACTCGTAATGGGGAAGCCATTAATAATTATCAATGTAAATTATCGACCAGCCATGAATTAAACTTGTTGGCTAAAAATTCAGAGTATCGAGTATTAAGTGAAATATCCCAAACGATTGGCATCGGTACAGCGCATTCCGATTGGCTATTAAAGCAGGGGTACCGTTCATCATTTACCGTACCAATGTATGACGAAGGGGTGTTTTTAGGATTTATTTTTTTTGATTCATTACAACCATCGGCATTTACGACCGCAGTACAGCGCGATTTAATCTTGTACTGTAATTTGATCAATATGTTGATTTCAAATGAGCTGGCTATTGTGCGTATTACGCTGGCATCAGCGCATATGGCGCGCGATTTTGCCAATTTACGTGATTTTGAAACCGGAGCGCATTTGGAAAGAATGGCGCGTTTCTCGCGAATGATTGCCAAAAAAATTGCCGAAAAACATCACTTAAGCGATGAAACGATTGAGCATATTTTTTTATTTGCACCGCTGCATGATATTGGCAAAATTGGCATTCCTGACCATGTGTTACTCAAGCCTGGGAAACTGACTAGTGATGAAAAATACATTATGCAAAGTCATGTACAAAAAGGCGTTGCCGTGGTGCAAAAAATTATCGGTGATTTTGGCTTGCAGAAATTATCTGATTCACAAATTTTATTAAACATTGTGCAATGCCATCATGAATATTTAGACGGCAGTGGTTATCCCCAGCAATTAACTGCGATTGATATTCCAATTGAAGCGCGCATTGTCACGGTGGCGGATATTTTTGATGCCTTAATTAGTCCGCGTCCCTATAAAACAGCATGGACAATGGAAAAGGCGTGTGATGAATTAAATCGGATGGTGCAAGTGGGGCAACTCGATGCCGATTGCGTGGCGGCTTTAGTTGAATTAAGCCACGAGTTCAGCGAGATTGCACTCAATTTCCAAGACGATTTGTCGGTGGAAACATCACCCACAATACCGCAATTTTCAACGTTGTGA